CGAACTCCGGAGCGAGGACCTGCCCGCGCCGGGCCCCGGCGAAGCACTGGTTCGTGCCCTCTATTCGGGAATCAGCAAAGGCACGGAAACGGTGGTCCACTGCGGCCATGTGCCACCTCGGGTCGCCGAACAAATGCGGGCGCCTCTTCAGGAAGGCTCGTTCCCTTCGCCGGTGAAGTTCGGATACCTCTCCGTGGGAATCGTGGAAGCAGGCCCCGACGAATGGGTGGGCCGCACCGTCTTCTGCCTGCACCCGCACCAGGACCGCTATGTTGTTCCGGTCGAGTCCCTGACGGTCGTCCCGGAGAACGTTCCCGCCCGCCGGGCCGTACTCACCGGAACCGTGGAAACCGCCATCAACGCGCTGTGGGAAGCCGGCCCGCGGCTGGGTGACCGCGTGGCCGTGGTGGGGGCAGGCCTCATCGGAGGCATGGTGGCAACCCTTCTGCGCACTTTCCCGCTGCAGCGGCTCCAGCTAATCGACGTCGATCCCGCGAAGCGCGCCTTCACCGAAGCCCTCGGCGTCGACTTCGCCCACCCCGACGACGCCCTGGCGGACTGCGACATCGTGATCCACTGTTCGGCGTCCCAGGAAGGCCTCGAACGGAGCCTGCAGCTGGTGGGCGACGAAGGGGATGTCATTGAGATGTCCTGGTACGCCGACAAGCAGGTAACCATCCCGCTGGGGGAGGATTTCCACGCCCGCCGACTCTCCATCCGCGCCAGCCAGGTGGGGTGGTGGCCCGCTCCCGCCGCCACCGCAGGACCAACGCCGACCGCCTGGCGCTCGCCGTGTCCCTGCTGAGCGATCCCGTCTACGACACCTTCATCACGGGGTCGTCCCCGTTTCCGGAACTTCCCGCCGTCGTCCATGAACTGGCCGACGGCCGCCTGGATGCACTCTGCCACGTCATTGAATACCCCGCCGAAGACAAGAGGTAGCAATTGTTCAGCCTGACCGTCCGCCGCCACTTCATGATTGCCCACAGCCTCCCGCGCGAAGCCTTTGGCCCCGCGCAGGGACTGCACGGGGCCACCTTCGTGGCGGAGGTGGCCTTCCGCCGTCGGGCACTCAACGACGACGCCATCGTCCTGGACATCGGGGCGGCCGGGGAAATCATCGAAGCCGTCCTGGCCGGCCTGAACTACAAGAACCTGGATGAGCACCCTGATTTTGCCGGGAAGCTGAGCACCACCGAGGCCCTGGCGCAGTACATCGCCGAAGCCGTCGCCACCAGGGTCCGCGACGGCGAGGACGGGCGGGAACTGGCCGGACTGGACGTGACCCTCCGGGAGAACCCTGACGCCTGGGCCTCGTTCTCACTCGACTTCGACGCCAGGTAAACCCATGCCCGGGTTCCGCACGGACAGGCCGTCGGTCCGCCTGCTCGTTCCGGGCAACGTGCGGCACAACTCCGGCGGCAACGCCTACAACGCCGCGCTGGCCCGCGGGCTCACCGTCCTGGGGACGGACGTGGCGGTGTGCCTCGTTGACGGCCACTGGCCGGTGGGAAGCGGTGAAGAACGACGGCGGCTGGCCGGGTTGCTGCCCGACGGCGACAGCAACGGCGACGTGGACAGCGCCGCCGGCGGCACCAGCGACGGTACGGTCGCGGGGCCGGTGACGATCGTGGACGGTCTGGTTGCCCTGGGCGCACCGCAGGAACTGGAGGCGGCCGCTGCCGCGGGGCGGCCCGCGTGGATCCTGCTGCACATGCCCCTGGACGCGCACCCGGACCTGGAGGAACGCGCGCTGGCGGCCGCCGCAGGCGTGATCTGCACCAGTTCAACGACGGCTGCGGCAATCGGGGCCAGGCGATGCCCCGCCCCGATCCACGTCGCGCTGCCCGGCACCGATTCCGCTCCGCCTGCCGCCGGCTCCGACCCGCCGCACCTTGTGGCCGTGGCCGCGCTCCTGCCCAACAAGGACCAGCTCCTGCTGCTCGAGGCATTCGCCGGCCTCACGGACCTGACCTGGACCGCGGCGCTGGTGGGCTCCGATTCCGCAGACCCCGCCTACGCCCGGGCGGTCCGCAGTGCGATAGGACGGCTTGGGCTGACCGGCCGGGTGACTGTGCACGGCGAGCTCAGCGGGGCAGCCCTCAACGACGCATGGCACCGTGCCGATCTCAGCCTGCTGATTTCGCAGGCAGAAGCCTACGGGATGGTGGTCACCGAGTCCCTCGCCCGCGGAATCCCGGTGGTGGTGCGGGACGGCACCGGCGCCGTCGAGGCACTCGCGGCGGGGTCACCGGGGGTGGCAGCAGCTCCCGAGGGCGTCGCAGGACCCGCGCTGCCGGGCACCGCCGTCGTACTCGGTGCGGACCCTTCCCCGCTGGAAGGGGTACTCCGCGGTTGGCTCACGGATCCGGACCTTCGCGCGCAATGGCGCGGAGCCGCGCTGGCTGCGCGGAACCGGCTGCCTGGCTGGGATGTCACGGCCAGGACGGTGCTGGACGCCATCGCAGGAGACGGTCCTGGGAACCGAACCGCCCCTGCTCATTCCGTTGCCGTACGGGCTGATGGACAATGGCCCCTATGACAACCGAGCCCCTCACCGTTGAGACTCCGCCCGCGCACACGCTCACCGCGGAGCGCCTCCGCGCCTGGGCCTGGCACCGGCAAGGCCTCGACGGCAGCCTCGCCGGCCACAGCTCTGCCGAGGTATTCGCCCGGGCCGGCTGGGCGCGTTCGGTGGGCGGCGCCAACCCGTACCTCGCGCTGTTCGCCCGTGCCGGAATCCGGCGCGAACAGGTGGATGCCGATGTCCTGGCACTGCGGATCTACGAACTCCCCAGCGCACGCGGCTGCACTTACGTGCTCGGCGCGGAGGACTTCGCGTGGGCGTTGAAGCTGGGCACGGATTCCGCCGACGTCTTCAGGGTGCTTGGCAGGCTGGGGGTGGACCGCGGCGAACTCACGCTGCTCGAGGAACAGGTGCTTCATGCCCTGGCCGAGGCCGGCCGGCCGCTGGATCCGAAACAGCTCAAGGACGAACTGGGCGATTCCGTCCGGAGCCTGGGCGAGGAAGGCAAGAGGCAGGGCGCATCCACCACCCTTCCCACTGCCCTCGGCCTGCTGCAGCGCGACGGCCGGATCCGCCGCGTCCCCGCCAACGGCCGTCTCGACCAGCAGCGCTACGCCTACACGCTGTGGGACCTGCCGCCGAGCCCGTTGGACATTGACGCCGCCCGCACTGAGCTGATCCGCAAGTATTTGGGCTGGACCGGCGGCGCCACGCTCAAGCAATCCCAGTGGTTCTCCGGGTTCACAGTCGCCCAGAGCAAGGCGGCCCTGGCCGCCGTCGGTGCCGCTGAGGTGCCCACCGCGGACGGCAACGCGCTGTGGATGCTGCCCGACGACGTCGGACGCCTCGCCGTTTTTGACGTGCCGGCGGAGGAACAGATCCAGCTCCTCGCGGGGACGGACTCGCTCGTCATACAGCGGCGGAACGCCGGGGACCTGTTCACGGACGGCGACGGCGACGCGACACTGCTCGGTGCAACCCTGGCACTGCAGCCCGACCTGCCGGACCACCCGATCCTGGACCGCGGCCGGATCATCGGACTCTGGCAGTACGACCCCGCCGGGCAGCGCATAGCCCACTGGCTGTTCGCCGGATCCACGCCGCGCGTCGAACGGCGGATCGCCGAGGTGGAATCCTGGATCCGGGAGGACCTGGGTGATTTCCGTTCCTTCGGCCTCGACTCGCCCGCATCGCGGCAGGAGCGGATTGACGCCCTGGATGCGGCGAATGCCGGTTAGCTGACCTGCCGGTGGCCGGCAAAGAAGTCCCGCAGCAGCGTGGCACACTCCTGTTCGCGCACGCCGGCGTAGACCTCCACCCAGTGGTTGAGCCGGCGCTCGCGGAGAATATCGAACACCGAACCGGCGGCCCCGGCCTTCTCGTCCCACGCACCGAATACCACCCGGGGAATCCGCGCCAGCACAATCGCCCCGGCGCACATCGCGCAGGGCTCCAGGGTCACCACCAGGGTGCAGTCCTCCAGCCGCCAGCCGTCGCTGTGGCCGCCGTTTTTGAGCCTCAGCGCCTGGAGCCGGGCCGCTGCCTCGCGGATCGCCACCATCTCGGCATGGGCCGTGGGATCTCCGTGGGCTTCCCGTTCGTTCCTTCCGGTCCCGAGTACGCCGCCGTCGGGACCGATGACGACGGCGCCGATCGGCACGTCCTCGGTGGCCAGCGCCCGCCGTGCCTCGGTAAGGGCAAAGCCCATCCATTCGGCATGGCGGGGCTCCGGGGAAGTCATGGCTCAATGATAGTTTCGAAGATGCGGCAGGTGCGGACGACGAATGGGCCCGGGAGACGACGTGAAGACTTTGGCTGACCGTATTACCGACCGGTGGGGCCGGTGGGTGGTTCCCTACGCGGCGCTCTGGATCACCATGCTGATTGGCGGCGTGATCGTCGTGACGCTGGCGTTCCTCGGTGCCGAAGTCTACGACAACGTGGTGGACAAGGCCGGGCTCGCCAACCTGGACAAGCCTGCGCTGGCGCTGTCTGAGGACCTGCGGACGCCCTGGCTCAATTCCGCCGTCACTGCCTTCACCAATATTGGCGGCGGAATCGGCATGCCGATCGTCGGCAGCATCCTGACGGCGTGGCTGACGTGGGCAGGGCGCACCTGGCGGCCCCTCGTCCTGGTGGGCGGCGCTGCGGCTGCTTCGGTCACTGCAACCACCTTTGGCAAGAAGCTCTTTGGCCGCACCCGCCCGGACCATGCCGACGCTGTTCCGCCTTACGAAGATTCGCCGTCGTTCCCCAGCGGGCACACGCTTAACACCACGGTGGTGATCGGGCTGGTGGTGTACCTGGCGTGCCTGCAGATCCAGCGGACCGTTGCGCGGGTGTCCATGATCACGGCGGGTTCGATTTTCATCATCGCCATGGGCCTGAGCAGGGTATTCCTCGGCCATCACTGGCTGACGGATGTCATCGCCGGGTGGCTCCTTGGCCTCGCCTGGGTGGGCATCGTGATCCTGGCGCACCGGCTCTTCCATGTCATGAGGCACCGGGAGCACGCCGGGCCTGCACCGACATTTGACCATCCGGTGCTGCGGGATGAGCCGGGCACTCATCACGGGCGGCAAACCCACGGATCGCCGGGCCGGGACTCCAGCCCCGGGTGATAGTTTTGACCCATGCGCACACTCGTCGTGGACCACCCGCTGGTCGCCCACAAGCTCACCGTCCTGCGGGATAAGAACACCCCTTCCCCGGTCTTCCGCCAGCTCACCGAGGAACTGGTCACCCTCCTCGCCTACGAGGCGACCCGCGACGTCCGCACCCAGCCGGTCACCATCGAGACGCCGGTCAGCACCACCATCGGCACGGCGTTCACCAAGCCCACGCCGCTGGTGGTTCCCATTCTCCGTGCAGGCCTCGGCATGCTCGAGGGCATGACCAAGCTGGTCCCCACCGCCGAGGTCGGTTTCCTGGGTATGGCCCGCGATGAGGAAAGCCTCGAAATCATCACCTACGCAGAGCGCCTCCCCGAGGACCTGACGGACCGGCAGATCTTCGTCCTGGATCCCATGCTGGCCACCGGCGGCACGCTGCGCGAAGCCATCAAGTTCCTGTTCAAGCGTGGCGCCTCCGACGTCACGTGCATCTGCCTGCTGGCCGCGCCGGAGGGGCTGGCCAAGCTGCAGGAAGAGCTCTCGGACGCAAACGTCACGATCGTCCTGGCCTCCATCGACGAGAAGCTCAACGAGAAGTCCTACATTGTGCCCGGCCTGGGCGACGCCGGAGACCGCCTGTACGGCATCGCCGGCTAGCAGGGGCGCCGGCTAAGCCGGCAAGAAGCGATTGCCCCCTTCCGGTTTCCGGCGGCCCCGGCTAGCCTGTGGCCCATGGACTGGAAACTTGAACTTGTGTTTGTCCCCGTGTCCGATGTGGACCGCGCCAAGGACTTCTACGTCAACAAGGTGGGCTTCAACGCCGACTACGACGAGCGGCCCATGGACGGCATCCGCTTCGTCCAGCTGACCCCGCCGGGCTCGGCCTGTTCGATCGCCATTGGGGAGGGCCTGAACGACGCCCCTCCCGGCACGGCCCCGAGCCTGCAGATCGTGGTCAGTGACATTCAGGCCGCGCACAAGCAGCTCAAGGACAACGGCGTGGACGTCAGCGACGTCGACGTCCAGGACTGGGGACACTTCGTCCATTTTGCCGATCCCGACGGCAACAAATGGGCCATCCAGTACCTTCCCCAGCGCCCGAACGGCTAAGTCACAAAGATTCTTCGCCGCCACTGCGTGGGGCAGGATGGAGGCATGAACCTACCTGCCGACGCAGCCCCCACCGCTTCCGCTGCTCCGGGCGCGACTGTCCTGACTGCCCGGGCAGTCCTGTTCGACATGGACGGCACGCTGGTTGATTCCACCGCCGTTGTGGAGCAGGTGTGGGGCGAGTTCGCGACCCGCTACGGCCTGGACATCGCCGAGATCCTCCGGACCTCGCACGGTGTCCAGGCCGGTGACACGGTGCGGCGTTTTGCGCCTTCCGGGGCCGACGTCGTGGCCCTCACAGCGGAACTCGGCGCCATGGAACGGGTCCGGACAGAGGGCATTGTGGCGTTGCCCGGAGCGGCCGACGTGCTGGGCAGCCTCCCGGCGGATGCGGTGGCGCTGGTGACATCCGCAGACCGGGTCCTGGCCGATATCCGCATGGAAGCCGCCGGTCTGGCCATGCCTGACACGGCCGTTACAGGGGACCTTGTCACCCGCGGCAAGCCCCATCCGGAAGGCTACTTGCGTGCTGCGGCGCTGCTGGGCGTCGAGCCCGAAGATGCCCTGGTGTTTGAAGATGCCCCCGCCGGCATCGCCGCCGGGCTTGCCGCCGGCATCCGGACCGTCGCCGTCGGGCCCAACACCGGTGAGCTGCCGGACGGCGTCCTGCACATTGCCGACTACTCCACGGTCACCGTGACCACATACGTTGACAACGCCGGCGTGACGGCGATTTCCTTCCGCTTCTGAGGCCCAAAGCGGCAGCCTGTCGGCTACTGTCAGTGCAGAGGGCTGACGCTATCTGGGGGATAGGATGACCGAGGTTCCGATTGATGGCGCCAGAGGCACGGTTGCACTGCGCGACGGTGTCCTGCATGTGCAATGGATTCCAGGCTTGGCCATCTCCGAGGATGCCGCGCACGCCGTGATGTGGGCCGTGAACCAGTTGAGCAGCGGGCGCCCTTATCCGATGCTGGTGGATATGGCAGAGTCGGCGTCCATGAGCCGCGGAGCACGGCGGGTCTTCGCCCTTCCCAGCAGCGTGACCAGGGTGGCTCTTCTCGGATCCTCTCCGGTGGACCGGGCAATGGCCAATTTCTTCCTCAGCCTCAACGCCCCGGCGGCGCCCACCAGGTACTTCACCAGCCCGGAGGAAGCCATGACGTGGCTCCGGAACCCTTAGGGGCCGGAACACTTAACGGCCGGGTTCCTGGACGCCCCGCGTCAGGGCGCCTGCTGCGCGAGATCGTACAGGGTGGTGCCGCCCACGGTCTGGGCTTCGAAGCTGGCTTCCACCCAGGCGGCTATTTGCGCGGCGGCGTCCGAACCCGTTTCACCCTGCATGATGCGGCCGCCGATGAAGTAGTGGATCTTCCCCTCCGCCACCAGCTGCTGAAACTCCGCCAGGGTGGGTGACGGGTCCGTGCCGTTGAAGCCGCCCACCGCCATCACCGGAAGTTCTGTTGCCAGCTGATAGCCGGCAGCATTGTTCGAACCCACGACGGCGGCGGCCCAGGTGTAGTTGTCCGCCCCGGACTTGAGCGCGGCCACCGCAGCGTCCGTCGGCGCGGCGGCCCCGAGCAGGCCTCCCATCCCGGCGCCGGTGTTTCGGCCCTGCCGAGCCGGCCCTGCGGGGATGTTTTGGCCGCCCAGCAGGGATCCTCCCCGGCCGATGTTCGTGAAAGCCCCGGTGCGTGCGTCGGTTGGGCCGGCGCTGACAATTGCCCCGCTGTGGGCGGTCGCCGCGGTGGACAGCGAGAAGGCCAGCGGGCCGGCGAGTGAGGCCGCGACGGCGAGGGCCGCCGTCGTGCGCTGCAGTGTCCGACGCAGCCGGAGCTGGAGCCGGAGCCCGCCGGCCGCGGCGGAAAGCACCAGCACGCCGGCGCCTCCGGATCCCAGGAGCACAACCCACCGGAGCCACGGCACAAAGGATGCTGACCGGCCCAGGAGTTCGAAGGCCATCATCCCGGCCACCATAATGGCCGCCGCCAGCGGCACCGCTGCCACCAGCCTTGCCCGGTGCTGCCACAGGAGCACCCCGCCCAGGCCGGCGAGGCCGGCTATTCCGGGAGCCAGCGCCACCATGTAGTACGGGTGGATGATCCCTGCCATGAAGCTGAACGTGAGGCCGGTGACCACCACCCAACTGCCCCAAAACACCACGGACGCACGGACGGCATCGGTCCGCGGAGCACGCCGCCCCAGCCAGAGCAAAGCGCCACCCAGCACCAGCACAGAGGGGAGCAGCCAGGAGATCTGACCGCCGAATTCGCTGTTGAACAGGCGGAGCAACCCCGGGACGCCCCAGCCGTTGCCGCCGCCCACGCTTCCTGTTTCGTCGCCGGTCAGCCGGCCCAGTCCGTTGTAACCGAGGGTCAGTTCAAGGACGGAGTTTGATTGTGAACCGCCGATGTAGGGACGGGCGTCTTCGGGGACGAGCTCGACGACGGCCAGCCACCACCCCGCCGACACCGCCAAGGCTGCTCCCGCGCCCAGCAGGTGGAGCAACCGCCTGCCAAGGCTGGCCGGGGCTGCCAACAGGTACGCGACGGCGAGGCCCGGGACCACCAGCAGGACCTGGAGCTGCTTCGTCAGGAACCCGAAGCCCAGCAGCACACCGGCCAGAAGGAGGTAGCGGAACCGTGCCTCCTGGATGGAGCGCAGGACGGCGTAGGCAGCCGCCGTCATGAGCAGGACCAGCAGCGCGTCCGGGTTGTTGAAACGGAACATCAGCACGGCCACGGGCGTAAGGGCCATCACGGCGCCTGCCAGCAGGCCTGCCCGGTGGGCCAGCAGCCCGTCACCGGTGGCGGGGACCGCGGCGCGGCGAACCGCGAGGTAGACAAGCCACACCGTGGCCACGCCCATGAGCGCCTGGGGGACCAGGATGCTCCAGGAATTCAACCCGAACAGCCGCACCGACAAGCCCGTGATCCAGAGCGCGGCCGGAGGCTTGTCCACGGTGATGGAGTTGGCGGCGTCCGAGGATCCGAAGAACCAGGCGGTCCAATCCTGCGAACCGGCCTGGGCCGCGGCCGAATAGAACGCGTTGGCCCACCCGGAGGCGCCAAGATTCCACAAATACAGGATTCCGGTGGCCAGTAGCATGGCTCCGAGTTCCAGCCGCGGACGCGTAACGGCAGCGGCTGGACTCTGTACCCGGGGGAGTGGTCCTGTCATGATCGCCTACTGGACCAGCTTGTAGACAGTGGTGCTTCCGACTGTCTGCGCCTGGAAGTTGTCGGCCACCCAGGTTGCTACTTCCGAGCTGCCTCCCCGGCCCCCGCCCATACCTCCGCCCATACCTCCGCCGGAGATGAAGTATCCGATTTCTCCGCGGTCCACCATGTCCTGGAACTGGGCCAGCGTCGGGTACGGATCGCCGCCGTTCCAGCCGCCCAGGGCAATCACGCTGGTGCCGGAAGCCAGCTCCAGGTTCGCGGCCTGGGAGGCGCCGGAAACAATGGCGGACCACTTGGCGCCGGAGGACTTCAGCAGCTCCGTGAGCTCCGTACTGGCGGCGGTTTCCCCGCCCATGCCGCCGCCCATTCCGCCCGTGCCCAAGGCGACGCCCAGTCCGCCAAAGTCGCCGCCCGGGCCGCCCATCGCGGAAGCTGTCGGTCCGGACGTGGGGATGGAACCGGAATGCGGCTGGGACGCCGTCGCAACGGTCCATGCCGCGGTTCCCAAACCGCCGGCCAGCAGGGACGTCACCACCACTCCCACCGCGGCAGCCTTGCGGAGCCTGGCCGGAACGCCGTGGGAATCCAGGCGAAGCACCAGCGCCAGCGCGCCGAGGACGCCAAGAATCACCACAACGACCCGCAGCCACGGCAGCCAGGATGCCTGCCGCCCCAGCAGCACGGCCGACCATGCCGAGCTGGCCAGGACGGTGGCTGCCAGCACAAGCCGCGCGGACCAGTAGGCTCGCCCCCGCGACAGTTCCACGGAGCCGATGCCCACGAGCGCCGCGATGGCCGGTGCCAGAGCCACGGCGTAGTAGGGGTGGACGGTGCCGCCCATGAAGCTCAGGATTCCTGCGGTGACCAGGAGCCACCCGCCCCAGAGCAACAACGACGCCCGCGTCCTGGACGTCCGGGCCTCGCGGCGGGTGAACCAGAGGCCTGCGGCCAGGAGGATCAGGGCCGCCGGCAGGAGCCAGGACACTTCGCCGCCAAAGCTCGTGCCGAACATCCGCGTGATGCCCGCTGTTCCGCCGAAGCCCACGTTCCCGCCCATCCCGTCGCCGCCGGGCATGCCTCCGCCGGGCATGCCGCCAGGCATTCCACCACCGGGCATGCCGCCGCCGGATCCGGTGATCCGGCCGAGCCCGTTGTAGCCGAAGGTTAGCTCCAGGAAACTGTTGTTCTCCGAGCCGGCCATATACGGGCGGGCCGAAGCGGGCGTCAGCTGGAAAAGAGCGATGTAGCTGCCGGCCACCACGGCGATGCCTGCGGCGGCGCCGAGCAGGTGGAGGATCCGGCGCCGCAGCGTTGCCGGGGCCGCCCACAGGTAGGCGAGGCCCAGGCCCGGCACAATCAGGAATCCCTGCAGCATCTTGGTCAGGAACGCCAGACCAATCACGGCACCTGCCGCCACGAGCCATTTCCAGCCGGCCTTTTCGATGGCGCGGATGGTCAGGTAGGCGGCCAGCACCAGGCAGAGCGTGAGCATGGCGTCCGGATTGTTGAACCGGAACATCAGGGCCGCCACCGGCGTCAGCGCCAGGGCGCCGCCGGCAAGGAGGCCCGCCGCGGGGCCGGACACACGCTTGACGGCCAGGTATAGAAGCCCGACGGCGGCGACTCCCATGAGTGCCTGCGGCACCAGCATGCTCAGCGCGGAGAAGCCGAAGATCCGCCCGGACAGGGCCGGGATCCAGAGTGCTGCCGGAGGCTTGTCCACCGTGATCGCATTGCCGGCGTCAAGGGAGCCAAACAGCAGTGCGGTCCAGTCCTTGGTGCCGGCCTGTATCGCGGCGGCATAGAAGGAGTTGGCATACCCTGTGGCTTGCAGGTTCCACAGGTACAGGGCACCGGTGAGCACCAGCAGCAGCGCCGCCGATGGCCTCACCCAGCGCGCCTGGTTTCCGAAGAGCAGCCGGCGTGCGCGGTCTCCGGAGCCGTATTGCCGGAGGGTTCTGCGCGCGATGACGCCTGACCGCGCCTGTTGGCTCTCTGTCGTCTGGGCAGGGGAAGCAGCGGTGGCGGTCATGACTGTGCCGTTTCTGTGTTGGCCGCGTTGACGGCGGGATCTTCGGGGGCGTTGGTCGTGGCCGCGCCTGGGGCTGCAACCCCGGCTTCGGCCCCGGTGGGCGAGTCCCCGGTGGGCGAGTCCCCGGTGGGCGAGGCCCCGGATTGCGGGGCCTCGGACGGCGACGCCGCAGGCGGCGCGGCCGTACGGCCGTGCCGGAAGACCCAAAGGCGGAACAGCAGGAACTTCAGGGCGGTGGCGGCCAGGTTCGCCGCTGTCACCGTGGCGATCTCCAGCCACCGCTCCGGTGCGGTCGCTGAACTGCCGTGCACCAGCGCCAGCGCCCCTGAGGTCAGTGCCAGCCCGATGCCGAACACAATCAGGCCTTCGAAGTGGTGGCGGGCAACGCCGGCGCCGCCCTGGATGCCGAACGTGAAGCGGCGGTTGGCGGCCGTGTTGGCCACAGCCGTGACCAGGAGTGCCACGAAGTTGGCCAGCTGCGGATCCATCACACTCCGGCACAGCAGGAAGATGAACGCGTAGGCCACCGTGGAAACCGCGCCGATCGCGCCGAACCGGACCAGCTGGCCGAACAGGCTGGCGCTCCGGCTTCTTTCCTGGCTGCGGGAGGCCGCGGGCACCGGCCCCCGGGCCAGGGCTGCCCGGAGCTCGGGCACGGGAATGCGCCCGGAAACCAGGTCCTTACTGAGGCGGGCCATGCCGCGCAGGTCAGCGAGGGCGGTCTGCACGATGTCCACACTGGAATTGGGGTCGTCGGTCCAGTCCACCGGGACCTCATGGACGCGGAGTCCGCATTTCTCTGCCAGCACCAGCAGCTCGGTGTCAAAGAACCAGGCGTTGTCCAGGGTGTGCGGAAGGATCTGTTGGGCAACGTCCGCGCGGATGGCCTTGAAACCACATTGCGCGTCGCTGAAATGGGCGCCCATGAGTGAATGCAGCAGGAAGTTGTAGCCGCGGGAAATGAACTCCCGCTTGGGTCCGCGGATCACCCGGGAACTGCGCGTCAGCCGTGTTCCGATCGCCAGGTCCGAATGCCCGGAGATCAGCGGTGCGAGCAGGGGGCCCAATGCGGCGAGGTCGGTGGACAGGTCCACGTCCATGTAGGCCAGCACGGGTGACGGGGACGCCAGCCATACCCTGCGCAGGGCGTTGCCCCGGCCTTTCTCCGCCAGGTGGATCACTGTCACCTCGCGCAGCTCCCGGGCCACCCGCTCGGCGGCCTGAAGCGTGGAGTCTGTGCTGGCGTTGTCGGCCACGGTGATCCGGAACGTGTGCGGAAATGTGTTGCTGAGGCAGGCGTGCAGACGCCGCAGGCACTGCTCCAGGTCCCGTTCCTCGTTGTACACCGGGATGGTCACGTCCAGAACGGGGGCGGCCGTCCCGGCCCGGGCTGCCATCCTCGTATCGATGGGGGACCGGCGGGTACTTCCCGCCGCAAACAACGCCGGCGGGATGCCTGTTGCGGCGTGAGCTTCGGCCACTGCTGGCGGTTGCTGCAGGGTTCCTGTGGCTTGGTCTGTGAGCGTCATGATTCAAGAGTGACGCCGGCTCATATGAGGGATTTAGGCCCAAGCTGTGCAGGGGCTGTGGAACTTGGGTTACCCGGCCAACGCCCGGCCAGCGCCCTGCCGGAACCCTGCCGGAAACGCCGAATGGCCCCGAATCACGTGGATTCGAGGCCCTCGGTTGCCAACAGAGCGGGAATGCGCCCCGCTTAGTACCAGTTGTTGGCGAGGTGGAAGTCCAGGGCGCCACAGGGGGAGCCGTAACGCTCCTTGACGTAGTTCAGGCCCCAGTTGATCTGGGTGCGGAAGTTGGTCAGGTAGTCCCCGCCCG
This genomic window from Arthrobacter sp. 24S4-2 contains:
- a CDS encoding 6-carboxytetrahydropterin synthase; protein product: MFSLTVRRHFMIAHSLPREAFGPAQGLHGATFVAEVAFRRRALNDDAIVLDIGAAGEIIEAVLAGLNYKNLDEHPDFAGKLSTTEALAQYIAEAVATRVRDGEDGRELAGLDVTLRENPDAWASFSLDFDAR
- a CDS encoding glycosyltransferase family 4 protein; the protein is MPGFRTDRPSVRLLVPGNVRHNSGGNAYNAALARGLTVLGTDVAVCLVDGHWPVGSGEERRRLAGLLPDGDSNGDVDSAAGGTSDGTVAGPVTIVDGLVALGAPQELEAAAAAGRPAWILLHMPLDAHPDLEERALAAAAGVICTSSTTAAAIGARRCPAPIHVALPGTDSAPPAAGSDPPHLVAVAALLPNKDQLLLLEAFAGLTDLTWTAALVGSDSADPAYARAVRSAIGRLGLTGRVTVHGELSGAALNDAWHRADLSLLISQAEAYGMVVTESLARGIPVVVRDGTGAVEALAAGSPGVAAAPEGVAGPALPGTAVVLGADPSPLEGVLRGWLTDPDLRAQWRGAALAARNRLPGWDVTARTVLDAIAGDGPGNRTAPAHSVAVRADGQWPL
- a CDS encoding crosslink repair DNA glycosylase YcaQ family protein; the protein is MTTEPLTVETPPAHTLTAERLRAWAWHRQGLDGSLAGHSSAEVFARAGWARSVGGANPYLALFARAGIRREQVDADVLALRIYELPSARGCTYVLGAEDFAWALKLGTDSADVFRVLGRLGVDRGELTLLEEQVLHALAEAGRPLDPKQLKDELGDSVRSLGEEGKRQGASTTLPTALGLLQRDGRIRRVPANGRLDQQRYAYTLWDLPPSPLDIDAARTELIRKYLGWTGGATLKQSQWFSGFTVAQSKAALAAVGAAEVPTADGNALWMLPDDVGRLAVFDVPAEEQIQLLAGTDSLVIQRRNAGDLFTDGDGDATLLGATLALQPDLPDHPILDRGRIIGLWQYDPAGQRIAHWLFAGSTPRVERRIAEVESWIREDLGDFRSFGLDSPASRQERIDALDAANAG
- the tadA gene encoding tRNA adenosine(34) deaminase TadA, with translation MTSPEPRHAEWMGFALTEARRALATEDVPIGAVVIGPDGGVLGTGRNEREAHGDPTAHAEMVAIREAAARLQALRLKNGGHSDGWRLEDCTLVVTLEPCAMCAGAIVLARIPRVVFGAWDEKAGAAGSVFDILRERRLNHWVEVYAGVREQECATLLRDFFAGHRQVS
- a CDS encoding phosphatase PAP2 family protein, which encodes MLIGGVIVVTLAFLGAEVYDNVVDKAGLANLDKPALALSEDLRTPWLNSAVTAFTNIGGGIGMPIVGSILTAWLTWAGRTWRPLVLVGGAAAASVTATTFGKKLFGRTRPDHADAVPPYEDSPSFPSGHTLNTTVVIGLVVYLACLQIQRTVARVSMITAGSIFIIAMGLSRVFLGHHWLTDVIAGWLLGLAWVGIVILAHRLFHVMRHREHAGPAPTFDHPVLRDEPGTHHGRQTHGSPGRDSSPG
- the upp gene encoding uracil phosphoribosyltransferase, giving the protein MRTLVVDHPLVAHKLTVLRDKNTPSPVFRQLTEELVTLLAYEATRDVRTQPVTIETPVSTTIGTAFTKPTPLVVPILRAGLGMLEGMTKLVPTAEVGFLGMARDEESLEIITYAERLPEDLTDRQIFVLDPMLATGGTLREAIKFLFKRGASDVTCICLLAAPEGLAKLQEELSDANVTIVLASIDEKLNEKSYIVPGLGDAGDRLYGIAG
- a CDS encoding glyoxalase superfamily protein — its product is MDWKLELVFVPVSDVDRAKDFYVNKVGFNADYDERPMDGIRFVQLTPPGSACSIAIGEGLNDAPPGTAPSLQIVVSDIQAAHKQLKDNGVDVSDVDVQDWGHFVHFADPDGNKWAIQYLPQRPNG
- a CDS encoding HAD-IA family hydrolase, translating into MNLPADAAPTASAAPGATVLTARAVLFDMDGTLVDSTAVVEQVWGEFATRYGLDIAEILRTSHGVQAGDTVRRFAPSGADVVALTAELGAMERVRTEGIVALPGAADVLGSLPADAVALVTSADRVLADIRMEAAGLAMPDTAVTGDLVTRGKPHPEGYLRAAALLGVEPEDALVFEDAPAGIAAGLAAGIRTVAVGPNTGELPDGVLHIADYSTVTVTTYVDNAGVTAISFRF
- a CDS encoding STAS/SEC14 domain-containing protein, translating into MTEVPIDGARGTVALRDGVLHVQWIPGLAISEDAAHAVMWAVNQLSSGRPYPMLVDMAESASMSRGARRVFALPSSVTRVALLGSSPVDRAMANFFLSLNAPAAPTRYFTSPEEAMTWLRNP